The following proteins come from a genomic window of Leptospira bandrabouensis:
- a CDS encoding glucose 1-dehydrogenase: protein MSKEFEGKVALVTGAASPIGLGRAIANRIASHGASLVLVDLNQEKIEEAAREVEAKFGVKAIGVACNVTKPEDCDTAISKTKEAFGKLDFLVNNAGVLKDNLLIRMSEQEYDFVMDVNCKGVFLMTKSASKLILKSDSGRIVNISSVSGLTGQPGQANYSTSKAGVIALTKVSAREFSGRNVLVNAVCPGYVQTEMTGTLSKEVQDKLTDPSVIPLKRPGKQEEIASAVKFFLSNDASYITGTYLRVDGGAAIGM, encoded by the coding sequence ATGTCCAAAGAATTCGAAGGAAAAGTAGCACTGGTAACGGGAGCTGCCTCTCCCATTGGTTTGGGAAGAGCAATCGCAAACCGAATCGCATCGCATGGTGCAAGTTTGGTGCTTGTTGATTTGAATCAGGAAAAAATTGAAGAAGCTGCAAGAGAAGTAGAAGCAAAATTTGGTGTGAAAGCAATTGGAGTTGCTTGTAACGTAACAAAACCAGAAGACTGCGACACTGCGATCAGCAAAACTAAAGAGGCTTTTGGAAAACTAGATTTTCTAGTAAACAACGCTGGAGTTTTAAAAGACAATCTTCTCATTCGTATGTCTGAACAAGAATATGACTTTGTTATGGATGTAAACTGTAAGGGAGTTTTCCTTATGACTAAGTCCGCAAGTAAACTCATTCTAAAATCTGACTCTGGTAGAATCGTAAACATCTCTTCTGTTTCTGGATTAACCGGCCAACCAGGCCAAGCAAACTACTCTACTTCCAAAGCGGGAGTGATTGCATTAACAAAAGTTTCTGCTCGTGAATTTTCAGGAAGAAACGTACTCGTAAATGCAGTTTGTCCAGGTTATGTACAAACAGAAATGACGGGAACACTTTCCAAAGAAGTGCAAGACAAGTTAACTGATCCTTCTGTAATCCCACTCAAACGTCCGGGAAAACAAGAAGAGATCGCATCTGCTGTTAAGTTTTTCTTAAGTAACGATGCATCTTACATTACTGGAACTTACCTCCGTGTAGACGGTGGTGCGGCTATCGGGATGTAG
- a CDS encoding GlsB/YeaQ/YmgE family stress response membrane protein, translating to MFSFIWFLLIGLAAGWLAGRILRGKGFGLIANLVIGVVGSFLGGIVFGLLGFRSYGLIAELIVAVVGAILLIFIAGMIKKR from the coding sequence ATGTTTAGTTTTATTTGGTTTTTACTGATTGGTCTTGCAGCAGGTTGGCTTGCTGGTCGTATTTTGCGTGGAAAAGGATTTGGGCTGATTGCCAATTTAGTGATCGGTGTTGTCGGTTCCTTTTTAGGAGGAATTGTATTTGGCCTATTAGGTTTTCGATCTTATGGTCTGATTGCGGAATTGATTGTGGCAGTCGTAGGTGCCATTTTACTTATCTTCATTGCAGGTATGATCAAAAAAAGATAA
- a CDS encoding EAL domain-containing protein has product MKNQLLTGPYYFGMKDLDVFKKHFIQENQGKPLFLIRFENITGIELTDFLDLLRTEFYNCMDLEDITFGFHHIEKQNILIMGISPLFEWDIERFPNIENAVGKFQQQCLQNKTASFHFGVSRTQSNFISDDEEIYNELYKSSEKNLNDNLVRWSWTYYNKANTYISGSVHEAMIQPTVIFNPKDKTYSVKGGEVFLGGGAYIGYKDLINDIPSDQDINRIELLILEKLIIACEGAPGLLKFNISPQSLIDTFSQMDRVDRLKKLIQNKDLLPENIRFELVEKPYDDSHFPLKDVCHAFYSHGMSFAADDFGVKSQSHQIVLDLGIMIKEFKLDPISFKFKMEEDQIKFLDNLAFIDYCKRLADNREAVITAEAVEDFDTLRFLMEHQIYQFQANILFGKMTVSDYKRDFEVLHSIHEDVVKEVLTDKILSEKQKKVGNLFRVASEEGLI; this is encoded by the coding sequence TTGAAAAATCAACTTTTAACAGGTCCCTATTATTTTGGTATGAAAGATTTGGATGTATTCAAAAAACATTTCATCCAAGAAAACCAAGGGAAACCTCTTTTCCTCATTCGTTTTGAAAACATTACTGGTATCGAACTTACTGATTTTTTGGATCTACTTCGAACTGAGTTTTATAACTGTATGGATTTGGAAGATATTACTTTTGGATTTCACCATATTGAAAAACAAAACATTTTGATTATGGGGATCTCTCCCCTTTTTGAATGGGATATCGAACGATTCCCAAATATTGAAAATGCAGTTGGTAAATTCCAACAACAATGTTTACAGAATAAAACTGCATCCTTTCACTTTGGAGTTTCTAGAACTCAATCTAATTTCATCTCGGATGATGAGGAAATTTATAACGAACTTTATAAATCATCAGAAAAAAATCTAAACGATAACCTAGTTCGTTGGAGTTGGACATATTACAATAAAGCCAATACTTATATTTCTGGTTCAGTTCATGAAGCCATGATCCAACCGACTGTCATCTTCAACCCTAAAGACAAAACCTATTCTGTGAAAGGCGGCGAAGTTTTTCTAGGTGGTGGAGCCTATATCGGTTATAAAGATTTGATCAATGACATTCCTTCTGACCAAGATATAAATCGTATTGAACTTTTGATTTTAGAAAAGTTGATCATAGCTTGTGAAGGGGCACCAGGGTTATTAAAATTCAATATTTCGCCTCAATCGTTAATTGATACTTTTTCGCAAATGGACCGAGTCGATCGACTGAAAAAACTCATCCAGAATAAAGACCTACTTCCTGAAAACATACGATTCGAACTCGTAGAAAAACCTTATGATGATTCGCACTTTCCATTAAAAGATGTATGTCATGCATTCTATTCACATGGAATGAGTTTTGCGGCAGACGACTTTGGGGTAAAAAGTCAGTCCCACCAAATCGTTTTAGATCTAGGAATTATGATCAAAGAATTTAAACTAGATCCTATTAGTTTTAAATTCAAAATGGAAGAAGACCAAATTAAATTTTTGGATAACTTGGCATTTATTGATTATTGTAAACGTCTAGCTGATAACAGGGAGGCTGTGATTACTGCTGAAGCTGTTGAGGATTTTGATACTTTACGATTTCTTATGGAACACCAAATTTACCAATTCCAAGCAAACATTCTATTTGGAAAAATGACCGTATCGGATTATAAAAGGGATTTTGAAGTTCTGCATTCAATCCATGAAGATGTTGTGAAAGAAGTATTGACAGATAAAATTTTGTCAGAAAAACAAAAGAAAGTTGGGAATTTGTTTCGGGTTGCTTCCGAAGAAGGTTTAATTTAA
- a CDS encoding M23 family metallopeptidase: MLRSLVLVLILSFFPLSAISVSDFPPGFVLKNPYVWPVKGYDSITGTFGEFRTGHFHMGQDFSTGGRIGIPIVAVAKGKITRVQRRWTSIGYALFLQHDDGMTSRYGHLHKFSQKVIKQILKSKQAKRYKDRTDFDIALPEPVEVEAGETIAFSGDTGVGPPHLHFELFKDNVYYNPVHYGLGYNVAEPIVFNALRITPQTPRTFINGRNETVEIPFYETGGNRFELSESPTLFIQGKVGIQIAIHQKSNSNRLGIFTLDMLIGENVLQGFQLSKILKEHTRKNVLLYDSSVSKPNGNPFSYYLHTRDGNDLLGMRSNGREQGLLDSEQMRMGEPKEITIRATGMGGQMSFASFYILKDQGDYSHIVTKEWKYNVYYDRYTTFKSKDTKVELFFPVNAVYSKAFFEIEAQEQIQIKTQGLNQLSSVYKIGPDFKDFNLGYDLYVKVPKSKDINSADLYEVLPDGNVKKINGSSFSSWGQFFKVRLRKTGMFVVLSDQTPPTIYLHELMSKTVYPREDFALYLKAVDVGSGIMPDGFDITVDGIPGKAEFFPKDGRLEIFEPEILYEPGKHTVLASVRDFAGNWSSTVRYDYEIQAPPVTEEKKKLPNENQNVDLGKDKKNIKETKTKPSSPKVQKAVKPISIAPKAKDKKSTSR, translated from the coding sequence ATGTTGCGTTCTCTCGTATTAGTACTTATACTTTCTTTCTTTCCCCTTTCTGCAATATCTGTCTCTGATTTTCCCCCAGGTTTTGTTTTAAAAAATCCCTACGTCTGGCCCGTCAAAGGATATGATTCTATCACCGGCACCTTCGGTGAATTTCGAACAGGTCATTTTCATATGGGCCAAGATTTTTCTACAGGTGGCAGGATTGGTATTCCTATCGTAGCTGTCGCAAAAGGAAAAATCACACGAGTACAAAGAAGATGGACTAGCATAGGTTATGCGTTATTCCTCCAACACGATGATGGAATGACTTCACGGTACGGTCATTTACATAAATTTTCACAAAAAGTTATCAAACAAATCTTAAAATCAAAACAAGCAAAAAGATACAAAGATAGAACCGATTTTGATATAGCACTTCCTGAACCAGTTGAGGTAGAAGCTGGCGAAACAATAGCATTTTCTGGTGACACAGGAGTGGGGCCACCTCACCTTCACTTTGAACTTTTTAAAGACAACGTATATTATAATCCCGTACATTATGGATTAGGATACAACGTGGCAGAACCTATTGTATTCAATGCACTTCGGATTACGCCACAAACACCACGAACTTTTATTAACGGCCGAAATGAAACCGTTGAAATTCCTTTTTATGAAACAGGTGGAAACCGATTTGAGTTATCCGAGTCACCTACTCTCTTTATACAGGGAAAAGTGGGAATACAAATTGCAATCCACCAAAAATCAAATAGTAATCGTCTTGGTATTTTCACCTTAGATATGTTAATTGGTGAAAATGTTTTACAAGGTTTCCAACTATCGAAAATTCTAAAAGAACACACAAGAAAAAACGTATTATTATATGACAGTTCTGTAAGTAAACCTAATGGAAACCCATTTTCCTATTATTTACATACAAGAGATGGGAATGACCTTCTTGGAATGCGGAGTAATGGAAGAGAACAAGGCCTACTCGATAGCGAACAAATGAGAATGGGTGAACCAAAAGAGATTACCATTCGAGCTACTGGTATGGGTGGCCAGATGTCTTTTGCTTCCTTTTATATTCTAAAAGACCAAGGGGATTATAGTCATATTGTCACTAAAGAATGGAAATACAATGTGTACTATGATCGTTATACGACTTTCAAATCGAAAGATACAAAAGTGGAATTATTTTTTCCAGTAAATGCTGTGTATTCCAAAGCATTTTTTGAAATTGAAGCCCAAGAACAAATACAAATCAAAACACAAGGGCTCAACCAACTTTCCAGTGTATATAAAATTGGTCCTGATTTTAAGGATTTTAATTTAGGTTATGACCTTTATGTAAAGGTACCAAAATCGAAAGATATTAACTCAGCTGACCTATATGAAGTTTTACCAGATGGAAACGTTAAAAAAATAAATGGATCTTCTTTTAGTTCTTGGGGCCAGTTTTTCAAAGTAAGATTACGCAAGACAGGAATGTTTGTGGTTCTTTCAGACCAAACTCCTCCTACAATCTACTTACACGAGTTGATGAGTAAAACCGTTTATCCTAGAGAAGATTTTGCTTTGTATTTAAAAGCTGTGGATGTTGGATCAGGAATTATGCCTGACGGGTTTGACATCACAGTGGATGGAATTCCAGGCAAAGCGGAATTTTTTCCTAAAGACGGTCGTTTGGAAATCTTTGAACCAGAGATTTTATATGAACCAGGGAAACATACTGTGCTTGCGAGTGTGCGAGATTTTGCTGGAAATTGGAGTTCGACAGTTCGATATGATTACGAAATACAGGCTCCACCTGTTACGGAAGAAAAGAAAAAACTTCCTAACGAAAATCAAAACGTAGATTTGGGAAAAGATAAAAAGAATATAAAAGAAACTAAAACAAAACCATCTTCACCTAAGGTGCAAAAGGCGGTGAAACCAATTTCAATCGCACCCAAGGCAAAGGATAAAAAATCTACATCCCGATAG
- a CDS encoding steroid delta-isomerase, which produces MNEDSNLKLIDKQLNAYNNKDIDLFLECWDKNAKIFLHPDTLVAEGTEEIKERHLIRFQEPNLFAKLISRTKFNGKIVDHELVTRNFPEGKGTIEVLAIYEIMNHKISNAWFLMGEPKF; this is translated from the coding sequence ATGAATGAAGATTCAAATTTAAAACTAATTGATAAACAGCTAAACGCATACAATAACAAAGATATAGATTTGTTTTTAGAATGTTGGGATAAAAATGCCAAAATCTTTTTGCATCCGGATACACTGGTAGCCGAAGGAACTGAAGAGATCAAAGAAAGGCATTTAATTCGTTTTCAAGAACCAAATCTTTTTGCAAAACTAATTTCTAGAACTAAATTCAACGGTAAAATTGTAGACCATGAATTGGTTACCAGGAATTTTCCTGAAGGAAAAGGTACGATTGAAGTATTAGCGATTTATGAAATTATGAACCACAAAATTTCTAATGCCTGGTTTTTGATGGGAGAACCAAAATTCTAA
- a CDS encoding YdcF family protein: MLVSFGYILYHGLTEEKDLKSTFALVLGNKVELNGKPSDRLQARLDRAVFLYKENSIQKIIVSGGIGKEGFDEAKIMKEYLIANGLNANQIIEDNLGYTTEKSADNLKEILKSHESEPILIISQYYHLPRASYLVKRAGFNNIKTSYARYIEIRDLYSIFRETIALPYIIVVNSFFKH; this comes from the coding sequence TTGTTAGTTTCATTTGGTTATATCCTTTATCATGGATTAACAGAAGAAAAAGACTTAAAATCAACTTTTGCTCTTGTACTGGGTAATAAAGTAGAACTAAATGGAAAACCTTCGGATCGATTACAAGCAAGATTAGATCGTGCCGTTTTCCTTTATAAGGAAAATTCAATTCAGAAAATAATAGTCTCTGGAGGGATTGGAAAAGAAGGATTTGACGAAGCAAAAATAATGAAAGAATATTTAATAGCAAATGGCTTAAATGCAAATCAAATCATAGAAGACAATCTAGGTTACACTACGGAAAAATCTGCAGATAATTTAAAGGAAATCTTGAAATCGCATGAATCGGAACCAATTCTTATCATTTCGCAGTATTATCATCTTCCTAGAGCAAGTTACCTAGTAAAAAGAGCAGGATTCAATAATATCAAAACATCTTACGCCAGATACATTGAAATACGTGACCTATATTCCATTTTCAGAGAAACAATAGCTTTACCTTATATAATAGTTGTTAACTCATTTTTTAAGCACTAA
- a CDS encoding alpha/beta hydrolase: MEKPLEFLIRKPKVSIEKPPLLLLLHGVGSNEEDLFSLASNLPDSFLIVSLRGPLVLGPKSFGWYEVLFTTGQPKINLDQEKESRKLLLDFLDYLKFNHQYDESNVWTCGFSQGAIMSYSIGLLYPEKFKGIIALSGRLLEENKEMIKVTDDLFKKKIFISHGTKDRVLSVEYARSVKQYLESIGIRPYYQEYEEGHSINREMLKDLIQWLVTELEKNY, from the coding sequence ATGGAAAAACCGTTAGAATTTTTAATTCGAAAACCAAAGGTATCGATTGAAAAACCACCTCTTCTCTTATTGTTACATGGCGTTGGAAGTAATGAAGAAGATTTGTTTTCCTTAGCAAGTAATTTACCTGATTCTTTTCTGATCGTTTCACTTAGGGGTCCTTTGGTATTAGGTCCTAAAAGTTTTGGATGGTATGAAGTATTATTTACAACTGGCCAACCTAAAATCAATTTAGACCAAGAAAAAGAGAGTAGAAAGCTATTATTAGATTTTTTGGATTACCTTAAATTCAATCACCAATATGATGAATCCAATGTTTGGACTTGTGGCTTTAGTCAAGGTGCCATCATGTCTTATTCTATTGGATTACTTTATCCAGAGAAATTCAAAGGGATCATTGCTTTAAGTGGAAGGTTGCTGGAAGAGAATAAGGAAATGATAAAGGTCACAGATGATCTTTTCAAAAAGAAGATATTTATTTCTCATGGGACCAAGGATCGAGTGTTATCAGTTGAATATGCACGTTCGGTGAAACAATATTTGGAATCCATTGGCATTCGGCCTTATTATCAGGAATATGAAGAAGGCCATAGTATCAACAGAGAGATGTTAAAAGATTTGATCCAATGGTTGGTTACCGAATTAGAAAAGAATTATTAA
- the ygiD gene encoding 4,5-DOPA dioxygenase extradiol encodes MNHAENIENWGIFQSSETFTSLFLGHGSPMNAIEENEFVEGLRNLSSDLPKPKAILCISAHWVTDGTFVTAMENPPTIHDFGGFPKALFDVQYPAPGNPELAKLVQSMVKSQNVKLDYEWGLDHGAWSVIKHIYPDADVPIVQLSMDYKTSPEQHFQLAKELIPLRNHGVLIIASGNIVHNLRMVAWDRLNEVYGFDWALNVNQKVKNWIMAGDNDSLIQFRNHGKEFEWAIPTAEHYLPLIYTLGTKLDSDKVSFFNDKPVAGALTMTSVRFDS; translated from the coding sequence ATGAATCATGCAGAAAACATAGAAAATTGGGGTATTTTCCAAAGCTCAGAAACTTTTACTTCGCTTTTTTTGGGACATGGAAGTCCGATGAATGCGATTGAGGAAAATGAATTTGTAGAAGGTTTACGAAATCTTTCCTCTGATCTTCCCAAACCAAAAGCGATTCTTTGTATTTCTGCCCACTGGGTAACCGATGGTACTTTTGTAACCGCCATGGAAAATCCCCCCACCATACATGATTTTGGTGGATTCCCAAAAGCTTTATTTGATGTTCAATACCCGGCGCCAGGTAACCCAGAACTTGCAAAACTAGTGCAATCAATGGTGAAATCTCAGAATGTAAAATTAGATTACGAATGGGGTTTGGACCACGGAGCTTGGAGTGTGATCAAACATATTTATCCTGATGCCGATGTACCCATTGTTCAGTTGAGTATGGATTATAAAACTTCTCCTGAACAACACTTTCAGTTAGCAAAAGAATTAATTCCGCTTCGAAACCATGGTGTATTAATTATAGCTAGTGGAAATATAGTACATAACTTGCGTATGGTGGCTTGGGACCGATTAAACGAAGTGTATGGATTTGACTGGGCGCTGAATGTAAACCAAAAGGTCAAAAATTGGATTATGGCAGGAGACAATGACTCATTAATTCAATTTCGAAATCATGGAAAGGAATTTGAATGGGCCATCCCCACTGCGGAACATTATTTGCCGTTAATTTATACGTTAGGGACAAAACTTGATTCAGATAAGGTGTCCTTCTTTAATGATAAACCAGTCGCAGGTGCGTTGACAATGACTTCTGTCAGGTTTGATTCGTAA
- the purB gene encoding adenylosuccinate lyase has product MIDRYSHPEISAIWELENKFKIWTDIEIYACEARANRGEVPKEDLETIKQKAKFNVDEILEIESKVHHDVIAYLTNLNSYIGPAGRHVHFGLTSSDVGDTALCVQMVQAMDLLIQRTETLLETTKQKAKEYKDLPCIGRSHGIHAEPMTLGLKFALFYAEMTRNLERMKDARAQVAVGKLSGAVGTYSNIDLEIEEYVLTKLGLTVDPIATQVISRDRHAFYMSVLGVVAASLDRMATEIRLLQKTEGREVEEPFAKGQKGSSAMPHKRNPVVCERISGISRVIRSNVNVGLQNVGLWHERDISHSSAERIVLPDSTIALDYILEKMNFVLKGLHVYPDATERTLNVTRGLIFSQKVLLWLIEKGGITREDAYLIVQENAMAVWADQSKNLRDLLKQDPRCSAILKDSDLDEIFQIKPYLERIPLIFKRLGITD; this is encoded by the coding sequence ATGATCGATCGATACAGCCATCCAGAGATTTCTGCCATCTGGGAATTAGAGAACAAATTTAAGATTTGGACAGATATTGAAATTTATGCCTGCGAAGCCCGCGCCAACCGTGGAGAAGTTCCCAAAGAGGACCTAGAAACCATCAAACAAAAGGCAAAATTCAATGTGGACGAAATTCTAGAAATAGAATCCAAAGTTCACCATGATGTGATCGCCTATTTGACAAACCTAAACTCTTATATAGGACCAGCAGGCCGACATGTTCACTTTGGACTGACATCCAGTGACGTTGGTGACACTGCACTTTGTGTACAAATGGTCCAAGCAATGGACCTTCTCATCCAAAGAACCGAAACTCTTTTAGAAACCACAAAACAAAAAGCAAAAGAGTACAAAGACCTTCCTTGTATCGGACGTTCTCATGGAATCCATGCGGAACCAATGACACTTGGTCTTAAGTTTGCTCTCTTCTATGCGGAGATGACTCGAAACTTAGAACGGATGAAAGATGCTAGGGCTCAAGTTGCGGTAGGTAAACTATCTGGAGCTGTGGGAACCTATTCCAATATTGATTTAGAAATTGAAGAATATGTGTTAACCAAACTTGGATTAACTGTTGATCCCATTGCTACACAAGTTATTTCTCGTGACCGCCATGCATTTTATATGTCAGTGCTTGGAGTGGTTGCTGCCAGTTTAGACCGAATGGCAACTGAAATTCGACTCTTACAAAAAACGGAAGGGCGCGAAGTAGAAGAACCTTTTGCCAAAGGCCAAAAAGGATCTTCGGCTATGCCTCACAAACGTAATCCTGTTGTTTGCGAAAGAATTTCTGGAATCTCCAGAGTCATTCGGTCCAACGTAAACGTGGGATTACAAAACGTTGGACTTTGGCATGAAAGAGATATTTCTCATTCTTCTGCCGAACGAATTGTACTTCCCGATTCTACCATCGCACTCGATTACATTTTAGAGAAAATGAATTTTGTCCTAAAAGGACTTCATGTGTATCCTGATGCCACAGAACGCACATTAAATGTGACACGTGGATTAATTTTTTCACAAAAAGTTCTGTTGTGGTTGATTGAAAAAGGTGGAATCACTCGTGAAGATGCCTACTTAATCGTACAGGAAAATGCAATGGCAGTATGGGCAGACCAATCCAAAAATCTTCGTGACCTTTTAAAACAAGATCCAAGATGTTCTGCCATCCTAAAAGATAGCGACTTGGATGAAATTTTCCAAATCAAACCTTATTTGGAAAGGATTCCTCTCATTTTCAAACGATTGGGGATTACTGATTAA
- a CDS encoding response regulator, translated as MHFIMAIENDPNSSQDLENIFLGLRQRVVITKFSQTVQEYVKSSNPDIILMGLSFKDKKELEFVLELRRDVITHNIPILAMIPKEDSNFIANHKALGFTDYMVKPLIKQPLLDRIHSHIEEYKFSESSKTRDNMSFVVVDRGHGRVLFQCRANLKRYVFPEFKKIFTPNFLKSIQSERICFDVRVVPELGKDEVEVFERVMKLFSNHEKVVFIAGRHMGAFIEHAADDEKMLVFMAPNEFEEYVKMEEQKKEEQRKKEKKEKFIKETGKEPPPAPTLLSQVKIELPINPPSEPEISNPSSESTDTSSNSDSTQSPPQP; from the coding sequence ATGCATTTCATCATGGCGATTGAAAACGATCCCAATTCCTCTCAGGATTTGGAAAATATCTTCCTTGGTTTACGCCAACGAGTTGTTATCACTAAGTTTTCTCAAACAGTCCAAGAATATGTGAAATCCTCTAATCCAGATATCATATTAATGGGTTTGTCCTTTAAGGATAAAAAAGAATTAGAATTTGTTTTGGAACTTCGCCGTGATGTGATCACTCATAACATTCCTATTTTGGCTATGATTCCCAAAGAAGATTCCAACTTCATAGCAAATCATAAAGCTCTTGGTTTTACAGATTATATGGTTAAACCATTAATCAAACAACCTCTTTTAGATCGTATCCACTCACATATTGAAGAATATAAGTTTAGCGAATCATCCAAAACAAGAGACAATATGTCATTTGTTGTTGTGGATAGAGGACATGGACGTGTATTGTTTCAGTGTCGTGCTAATCTCAAACGATATGTATTTCCAGAATTCAAAAAAATATTCACACCTAATTTTTTAAAGTCCATCCAGTCTGAACGTATTTGTTTTGATGTTCGCGTTGTTCCCGAATTGGGAAAAGATGAAGTAGAAGTTTTCGAACGTGTGATGAAACTGTTTTCAAATCACGAAAAAGTTGTATTCATCGCTGGTCGACACATGGGTGCTTTTATTGAACATGCAGCAGATGATGAAAAAATGTTAGTATTCATGGCGCCAAACGAGTTCGAAGAATATGTAAAAATGGAAGAACAGAAAAAAGAAGAACAACGTAAAAAAGAAAAAAAGGAAAAGTTTATTAAGGAAACAGGTAAAGAACCTCCACCAGCTCCTACACTTTTAAGCCAGGTTAAAATTGAACTTCCAATCAATCCACCCAGCGAACCAGAAATTTCAAATCCTTCTTCAGAATCGACAGATACTTCGTCTAACTCTGATTCAACGCAATCTCCACCCCAACCATAA
- a CDS encoding enoyl-CoA hydratase/isomerase family protein, whose amino-acid sequence MNYKREVIDIPNGKGEIIRFQMNEQNSLTGQNMRDLGEILNEIKADNSKRGVILTTDNPKFFCNGLDAENLLSTSRDKLIDEVGGIVILFGELVKFDKPLITEVTGHAMGGGAVITVASDFKYMLDGKGRIGFTEVNVGLPLPGSFIDRIRMCVDPRYWAEVCLEGTTYKGAEAKKIGLIDEVAPTPEEVRKLALKKLEALSKVPSAAYRATKNTLNGALIAHLDQYKKDTIKSFEQPGVVDNLLEAMTALKEKRRPVFK is encoded by the coding sequence ATGAACTACAAACGAGAAGTCATCGATATTCCCAACGGCAAAGGCGAAATCATTCGCTTTCAAATGAACGAACAAAATTCACTCACCGGTCAAAACATGAGAGACCTCGGTGAAATTTTAAATGAAATCAAGGCCGACAATTCCAAACGTGGTGTGATTTTAACCACAGACAATCCTAAGTTTTTTTGCAATGGACTCGATGCAGAAAACTTACTTTCTACCAGTAGAGACAAACTCATCGATGAAGTCGGTGGCATTGTTATTTTATTCGGTGAGTTAGTTAAATTTGATAAACCTCTCATTACCGAAGTCACCGGTCATGCCATGGGTGGTGGTGCGGTCATCACGGTTGCATCTGATTTTAAATATATGTTGGATGGAAAAGGAAGGATTGGTTTTACAGAAGTCAATGTGGGTCTTCCGCTTCCTGGAAGTTTTATCGATCGGATTCGAATGTGTGTGGATCCAAGGTATTGGGCAGAAGTATGTTTAGAAGGAACCACTTACAAAGGTGCCGAAGCCAAAAAAATTGGTCTTATCGATGAAGTGGCTCCAACTCCCGAAGAGGTTCGAAAACTTGCATTAAAGAAACTGGAGGCCCTGTCGAAAGTTCCTTCCGCTGCCTACCGGGCTACAAAAAATACTTTGAATGGTGCACTGATAGCTCACCTAGATCAGTATAAAAAGGACACGATCAAATCCTTTGAACAACCAGGTGTTGTTGATAATTTACTCGAAGCAATGACAGCCCTTAAGGAAAAACGTAGACCCGTTTTTAAATAA
- a CDS encoding ester cyclase, with amino-acid sequence MNELITNHNTKSIQEVFSSEYIVHTSKKDYKGHKIIIKWAKNLHDFLSDLKIVKIQFLVQTEDLIVWKRTLRGKIKPSKNKNLKTSKTIQWDEMIVSKFKNGFIIEEWNNSEFLGVLFSKPN; translated from the coding sequence TTGAACGAACTAATTACAAATCACAATACTAAATCAATCCAAGAAGTTTTTTCGAGTGAATACATTGTTCATACATCAAAAAAAGATTATAAAGGACATAAAATCATCATCAAGTGGGCCAAGAATTTACATGATTTTTTATCCGATTTAAAAATAGTAAAAATTCAATTCTTAGTACAAACAGAGGATTTGATAGTATGGAAAAGAACCTTACGTGGAAAAATAAAACCTTCCAAGAACAAAAACTTAAAAACAAGTAAAACCATTCAGTGGGACGAAATGATTGTTTCCAAATTTAAAAATGGTTTTATTATAGAAGAATGGAATAATTCCGAATTTCTAGGTGTACTTTTTTCCAAACCAAATTGA